The following proteins are co-located in the Spirosoma montaniterrae genome:
- a CDS encoding P-loop NTPase fold protein, translating to MIVSITPVVELFDNYVGDQYNKRILFSGKFGSGKSYFLKSFFNERELKYSCFYISPVNYVVSGNENIFEYIKIDIVNQLLRYPLLVDSTKIKLGDDKFIYEYIKSSPVKAVELLLSIVSPIVPFAESIKGGLIGLKDGLDKFNEFKKKFEPLHKTDLSVIEDYIDNSMQLKGSIYEDDIVTKIIRGCIEYLNSKNQTVLIIDDLDRLDPEHIFRILNILSVHNENFDSDNKFGFSKVIVVCDIDNIKKIFEHRYGAEVDFEGYIDKFYSQDIFRFDNEKAVNFFCDSVIAPLLNDDGCEFILKSILRELVAQEKLTVRNLIKAKVFLKKELFEPFDITRNTINTRYPFPRSESEGMSILKLGRVAKILDGKTVGLYVSSGDLPILKVIKMLSIMCGDYVRLKRDIEYLSKNNSNVSFWAQDDIDKIISVVCIASKVLFNLHNPINIFFNNDAASSGDQNSIEDPKAHVFSNVIGIRLGWQQYDKDISYYANATHFIPESSDLGRKGIKLCDILDLMSAFLYSLEKHGLHNKLGLSGK from the coding sequence ATGATTGTTAGCATAACCCCTGTTGTTGAGTTATTTGATAATTATGTTGGCGATCAATACAACAAGCGCATATTATTTTCAGGGAAATTTGGTTCAGGTAAATCTTACTTTCTAAAAAGTTTCTTTAACGAGCGCGAGCTTAAATATTCTTGCTTTTATATTTCTCCCGTTAATTATGTAGTTAGCGGGAATGAAAATATCTTTGAATACATTAAAATAGATATTGTTAATCAATTGTTAAGATACCCTTTACTTGTTGATAGTACGAAAATTAAATTAGGCGATGATAAATTTATTTATGAATACATAAAAAGCTCTCCTGTTAAGGCCGTTGAATTATTGTTGAGTATAGTCAGTCCAATAGTTCCATTTGCGGAGAGTATTAAAGGTGGGCTTATAGGTCTAAAAGATGGCTTAGATAAATTTAATGAGTTCAAAAAGAAATTTGAGCCATTACATAAAACTGATCTTAGTGTTATCGAAGATTATATAGACAACTCTATGCAGTTGAAGGGTAGTATTTATGAGGATGATATTGTGACAAAGATAATTCGAGGTTGTATTGAATATTTAAATTCCAAAAATCAAACTGTACTTATTATTGATGATTTAGATAGATTAGACCCTGAACACATTTTCAGAATTTTAAATATTCTTAGTGTTCATAATGAGAACTTTGATTCTGATAATAAATTTGGTTTTAGTAAGGTAATCGTTGTGTGTGATATTGATAATATTAAAAAAATTTTTGAGCATAGATATGGAGCTGAAGTAGATTTTGAAGGCTACATTGACAAATTCTATTCGCAAGATATTTTTAGGTTTGACAACGAAAAGGCAGTAAACTTTTTCTGCGATAGCGTTATTGCTCCTTTGTTAAATGATGATGGATGTGAGTTTATTCTGAAATCAATTCTTAGAGAATTAGTCGCACAGGAGAAATTAACTGTGCGAAATCTAATCAAAGCGAAAGTATTCTTAAAAAAAGAACTTTTTGAACCTTTCGACATAACAAGAAATACTATTAACACTCGTTACCCTTTTCCGCGTAGTGAATCTGAAGGAATGTCCATTTTAAAGCTTGGAAGGGTAGCTAAAATCCTTGATGGTAAGACTGTTGGCTTATATGTTAGTTCAGGTGATCTGCCAATTTTGAAAGTTATAAAAATGCTTTCAATAATGTGTGGTGATTACGTTAGATTGAAGAGAGATATTGAATATTTATCTAAAAATAATTCAAACGTAAGTTTTTGGGCGCAAGATGATATTGATAAAATAATCAGTGTAGTGTGTATAGCGAGCAAAGTATTGTTTAACTTGCATAATCCTATTAATATTTTTTTTAACAACGATGCCGCAAGCTCCGGCGATCAGAATTCAATAGAAGATCCCAAAGCACATGTATTTAGCAATGTTATTGGTATTAGACTTGGTTGGCAGCAGTACGACAAAGATATATCGTATTATGCTAACGCCACGCATTTTATACCTGAATCAAGTGATTTAGGAAGAAAAGGCATAAAATTATGTGATATTTTAGATTTGATGAGTGCTTTCTTGTACAGCTTAGAAAAGCATGGTTTGCATAACAAATTAGGACTTAGTGGAAAGTAA